ctgggtggaggctggctaTTGATGGCTATTTaagtctgatgtccttgagattgagactgaaaaacagcttctgtcacagctttgatgcacctgtactgacctcgccttctggatgatagcgtggtgaacagactgtggctcgggtggttgtccttgatTTGTTTAGGGACtggcttcaaatcaaatttatttatatagcccttcgtacatcagctgatatctcaaagtgctgtacagaaacccagcctaaaaccccaaacagcaagcaatgcaggtgtagaagcacggtggctaggaaaaactccctagaaaggccaaaacctaggaagaaacctagagaggaaccaggctatgtggggtggccagtcctcttctggctgtgccgggtggagatgataacagaacatggccaagatgttcaaatgttcataaatgatcagcacagcatggtccaataataataaggcagaacagttgaaactggagcagcagcatggccaggtggactggggacagcaaggagtcatcatgtcaggtagtcctggggcatggtcctagggctcaggtcctccgagagagagaaagaaagagagaattagagagagcatatgtggggtggccagtcctcttctggctgtgccggatatATAGATACTTTTACTTTTTTACTTTTATATAGATGCTtcaatatagatacttttgtaactcaCCCAAAAAGGCAGGGACACACTTTTTTCCCCCAAAAtcataattccactttgccaGAATTACCTTGAGCAAGACTTAAAAGACACCTATCTCCGTAGCTATTTCATCCCTaggtaaaatatatttgtatatttatgACTTATATTCCTGCTCACTCTCGTCAAGTTTGATTTCTGATCTTTAAGTACAGAGTCCGTCTTAAGATTCTTTGGAGAACATGGAACAATCATTCTAGTAGTTGAAGATTAAGTGCAATCATGAAAAATATCTAGAAGGCTTGTATTCAGAAGGTTTGTACGTAATCTTTGGTTTGTTCTTGGCGCCATTCTTCCTGTTTTGCGTCATCAGTGAGGTCACTTCCTGTGTCAATATGCGCAGTGTGACTAGCTCTGATGCAGGCCTTACCTGCAGATCCTGCAGAAGTCATTAATTTGTTTCTAGGTTCTCCAGATGCCCATGTGAAGCCACAGTTTATGGATTCAGAGGTGCAGGACATCCTAACCAGAATCACAGGCTTGAACCTGGAGAAGGTGTTCAGACCCATCAAACAGGAGCTGAAGCCCCCCAAGTACAAACTCATGACAGACGCACAGCTggaagaggtacacacacacagtagggcaGATAGTTTGTATGTCATGCAGAGTAGAGAATGGCTCTACAACATCTACTGCAACATTCTGAACATTTCAGTTGGCAGATTACATCCCTGTATAGCTGGTGTCATTCTTGTTAATGCGtcacactgtgtgtttgtgttgtaggcGACCCAGAGTGCCAGGGAGCAGGCCCAGAGGCTGCTGAAGATGCCTCCAGTGCTGCCGGAGAGGAAGCCCATCAACGATGTCCTGTCTGAGGACAAGATCCTGGAGGGCATGGACACAGCCAAATACGTCTTCACTGACATCACCTTCAACATACCACacagggtaggagagagaggaagagagtgtgtttgtgtccacCAACGTCATATTCAACATGCACGACAAGCAAAGTGTGCGTAATGGCTTGTGTCCAACATAAATGTTGGCTATCATTTACAATGCCTCAAACAATTAGTGCTCTTTAGTCTTCGCACTGTCTAGTTTTGTTCTCTCTTCAATGGTTGTTTCCAGGAGCGGTTCATAGTGATCCGGGAACCCACTGGGACTCTGAGGAAGGCATcgtgggaggagagggataggATCCTGCAGGTCTACTTTCCTAAAGAGGGCCGCAGGCTCACAGCACCCCCTGTCTTCAAGGAGGAGAACCTGAAGATGGTGTTTGGCCAGGATCGTCATGAGGATATGTTGGATCTGTGCCAGGTCCAGTTTGAACCTGACTCCTCAGAATACA
Above is a window of Oncorhynchus kisutch isolate 150728-3 linkage group LG18, Okis_V2, whole genome shotgun sequence DNA encoding:
- the mrps22 gene encoding small ribosomal subunit protein mS22 isoform X1, which gives rise to MAAFSAARCLFRSYSLVKNVDQNTGILIRCSRRMLCSAPSDSNPAEVINLFLGSPDAHVKPQFMDSEVQDILTRITGLNLEKVFRPIKQELKPPKYKLMTDAQLEEATQSAREQAQRLLKMPPVLPERKPINDVLSEDKILEGMDTAKYVFTDITFNIPHRERFIVIREPTGTLRKASWEERDRILQVYFPKEGRRLTAPPVFKEENLKMVFGQDRHEDMLDLCQVQFEPDSSEYIRVHAATYEDLEKMGKYDLLRSTRHFGGLVWYLVNARRVDGLMIDMLQKDLLQDAVSLVGLFNKVHPHSETAQEASSQQAYGLDLLKIYAKRESQRAGYVELALQAYEQTSAESTV
- the mrps22 gene encoding small ribosomal subunit protein mS22 isoform X2; the protein is MIPTSYVFGHESVIDEVATNMAAFSAARCLFRSYSLVKNVDQNTGILIRCSRRMLCSAPSDSSSPDAHVKPQFMDSEVQDILTRITGLNLEKVFRPIKQELKPPKYKLMTDAQLEEATQSAREQAQRLLKMPPVLPERKPINDVLSEDKILEGMDTAKYVFTDITFNIPHRERFIVIREPTGTLRKASWEERDRILQVYFPKEGRRLTAPPVFKEENLKMVFGQDRHEDMLDLCQVQFEPDSSEYIRVHAATYEDLEKMGKYDLLRSTRHFGGLVWYLVNARRVDGLMIDMLQKDLLQDAVSLVGLFNKVHPHSETAQEASSQQAYGLDLLKIYAKRESQRAGYVELALQAYEQTSAESTV